Proteins from a genomic interval of Tenacibaculum sp. SZ-18:
- a CDS encoding ankyrin repeat domain-containing protein has translation MKRIILTIALFLGAFTTTVNATETPKPEKITVTKYTEVSPFCTLIREGNYEAVKALIKSGEDVNQKSTGLTPLIFAARYNRTDIAKLLIANGAKLKAKSKRGYTALKWAKLAKANETMAVIKQAMKR, from the coding sequence ATGAAAAGAATCATTTTAACAATTGCTTTATTTTTAGGGGCTTTCACTACAACTGTAAATGCAACAGAAACTCCAAAACCAGAGAAAATTACTGTAACTAAGTACACTGAAGTTTCACCTTTTTGTACATTGATTAGAGAAGGAAACTATGAAGCTGTTAAAGCTTTAATTAAAAGTGGAGAGGACGTAAATCAAAAATCTACAGGTTTAACTCCGTTAATTTTTGCGGCTCGTTATAACAGAACAGATATTGCAAAATTACTAATCGCAAATGGAGCTAAGTTAAAAGCTAAATCTAAAAGAGGATATACAGCTTTAAAATGGGCTAAGTTGGCAAAGGCTAATGAAACAATGGCTGTTATAAAGCAAGCAATGAAGCGTTAA
- a CDS encoding OmpA family protein — protein sequence MTKKLMYLLGILITILVGTYFNWKLCCNNNVIQESSSSELINDNQRKIKSPTFHAFTIKEDNDTFSLSNADNFKFKSSSYKIVSPVPSGLDLELEKLKTYVNSISNKGLSITGYYTENESNESAYPNLGFARAISIKNYLTSKGIPSNVMKMSGKLKETMIPDSLNVFHGPVDFVFTELKDKSEELNKLGNYIKEHPVVLYFKTGVTYINLSTEERRQMADIAKYLNQVESAQCIVTGHTDNTGDVTTNLGIGQERANSAKRYLIQNGIPENKITAISKGKSEPVADNSTEKGKAKNRRIVITIK from the coding sequence ATGACTAAAAAACTCATGTATCTTTTAGGTATACTCATTACGATCTTAGTTGGAACTTACTTCAATTGGAAATTATGTTGCAATAATAATGTAATACAAGAAAGTTCATCTTCTGAATTGATTAACGATAATCAAAGGAAAATTAAATCTCCTACATTTCACGCTTTTACAATTAAAGAAGATAATGACACCTTTTCTCTGAGTAATGCCGATAATTTTAAATTTAAAAGCTCAAGCTACAAAATCGTTAGTCCAGTACCCTCTGGTTTAGATTTGGAATTAGAGAAATTAAAAACGTATGTAAACAGTATTTCTAATAAGGGTTTATCAATCACTGGATATTACACTGAAAATGAATCAAATGAATCTGCTTACCCTAATCTTGGATTTGCAAGAGCAATTTCAATAAAAAATTATCTCACTTCGAAAGGCATCCCTTCTAATGTTATGAAAATGTCAGGGAAATTAAAGGAAACCATGATTCCTGATTCATTAAATGTATTTCATGGACCCGTTGACTTCGTTTTTACAGAATTGAAAGATAAAAGTGAAGAACTAAATAAATTAGGAAATTATATCAAGGAGCATCCTGTGGTATTGTACTTTAAAACTGGTGTAACGTATATCAATCTTTCAACAGAAGAGCGACGACAGATGGCTGATATTGCTAAATATTTAAACCAAGTAGAAAGCGCTCAGTGCATCGTTACAGGTCATACCGATAACACAGGTGATGTTACTACAAATTTGGGAATTGGACAAGAAAGAGCTAATTCAGCCAAACGCTATTTAATACAAAACGGAATACCAGAAAATAAAATTACCGCAATTTCAAAGGGTAAAAGCGAGCCGGTTGCAGACAACTCAACAGAAAAAGGAAAAGCTAAAAACAGAAGAATAGTAATAACAATTAAATAA
- a CDS encoding helix-turn-helix domain-containing protein, with the protein MGSEAPSAFIKNSVITGAKRQLLYILKEVKLIAFDLGFYDLTYFSYLFQKQQEVPLLNF; encoded by the coding sequence ATGGGTTCGGAAGCGCCAAGTGCTTTTATAAAGAATAGCGTTATTACAGGAGCGAAAAGACAACTATTATACATTTTAAAGGAAGTTAAACTTATTGCATTTGATTTAGGTTTTTATGACCTTACATATTTTTCATATTTGTTTCAAAAACAACAGGAAGTTCCCTTACTTAATTTTTAA
- a CDS encoding succinate dehydrogenase cytochrome b subunit, which yields MSGLLKSSIGRKFAMALSALFLMVFLLQHFAINILSVFSADAFNKASHFMGTFWAVQYLLQPVLIFGVIFHFAMGFVLEIKNKSARTVKYAKNNGAANSSWMSRNMIYSGLFILIFLVIHFIDFWIPEMNTKYIQGDLSGMHNGEFRYFHELQEKFVPIWRVALYCLGFVFLALHLLHGFNSAFQSVGANNKYTKGLKTFSKIYAIGLPLGFIIIALFHHFNHH from the coding sequence ATGAGCGGATTACTTAAATCTTCTATCGGAAGAAAGTTTGCTATGGCACTTTCAGCACTCTTTCTTATGGTTTTCTTATTACAACATTTTGCAATCAACATTTTATCAGTATTCAGCGCGGATGCTTTTAATAAAGCTTCTCACTTTATGGGTACATTCTGGGCTGTACAATATTTGTTACAACCAGTTTTAATTTTCGGTGTTATATTCCACTTTGCAATGGGATTTGTTCTAGAAATCAAAAACAAAAGTGCACGCACAGTTAAGTATGCAAAAAATAATGGAGCCGCAAATTCTTCTTGGATGAGTAGAAATATGATTTACAGCGGATTATTCATTTTAATTTTCTTGGTAATACACTTTATAGATTTCTGGATTCCAGAAATGAACACAAAGTACATTCAAGGAGATTTATCAGGAATGCACAACGGTGAATTCAGATATTTCCATGAATTACAGGAAAAATTCGTTCCAATTTGGAGAGTAGCTTTATACTGTTTAGGTTTCGTTTTCTTAGCATTACACCTTTTACACGGTTTTAACTCTGCATTCCAATCAGTTGGGGCTAATAACAAATACACTAAAGGATTGAAAACTTTTAGTAAAATTTATGCCATCGGTCTTCCTTTAGGGTTCATCATTATTGCATTATTTCACCATTTCAATCACCATTAA
- a CDS encoding fumarate reductase/succinate dehydrogenase flavoprotein subunit codes for MATLDSKIPKGPIADKWTNHKNKINLVNPANKRLIDVIVVGTGLAGGSAAATLAELGYNVKAFCFQDSPRRAHSIAAQGGINAAKNYQGDGDSTYRLFYDTVKGGDYRSREANVYRLAEVSANIIDQCVAQGVPFARDYGGLLDNRSFGGVLVSRTFYAKGQTGQQLLLGAYSAMNRQIGRGKIKMYNRHEMLDVVIVDGKARGIIARNLVTGEIERHSAHAVVLGTGGYGNVFFLSTNAMGSNVTAAWKAHKKGAYFANPCYTQIHPTCIPVSGDHQSKLTLMSESLRNDGRIWVPKKIEDVKAIREGSLKPTQIVEENRDYYLERRYPAFGNLVPRDVASRAAKERCDAGFGVNATGEAVYLDFASAIERYGKEQATIKGLNVNDAALVKKLGQEVVKNKYGNLFQMYEKIVDENPYETPMMIYPAVHYTMGGVWVDYNLMTTVPGLYAIGEANFSDHGANRLGASALMQGLADGYFVLPYTIGDYLADDIRTGPISTETPEFEEAEKSVRASIEKFVNNNGTKSVDYFHRRLGKIMWNKVGMSRNEKGLKEAIAEISALRAEFYNDVRVPGGANEFNEELAKAGRVADFLELGELFAKDALNRTESCGGHFREESVELDGPQKGEALRNDKEFAYAAAWEYKGEPKDAVLHKEQLEFNDIELKQRSYK; via the coding sequence ATGGCAACTTTAGATTCAAAAATACCAAAAGGTCCTATTGCTGATAAATGGACCAATCACAAAAATAAAATCAACTTAGTAAACCCAGCTAACAAACGATTAATTGACGTTATCGTTGTTGGAACAGGTTTGGCAGGAGGTTCTGCCGCAGCAACTTTAGCTGAGTTAGGATATAACGTAAAAGCGTTTTGTTTTCAAGATTCTCCACGTCGTGCACACTCAATTGCTGCGCAAGGAGGAATTAACGCTGCAAAAAACTATCAAGGAGATGGTGACTCTACATACAGATTATTCTATGATACTGTAAAAGGTGGAGACTACCGTTCTCGTGAAGCAAACGTATATCGTTTAGCTGAAGTATCTGCAAATATTATCGATCAATGTGTTGCTCAAGGTGTACCTTTTGCACGTGACTATGGTGGATTATTAGATAACCGTTCTTTTGGTGGAGTATTAGTATCAAGAACTTTCTACGCAAAAGGACAAACAGGACAGCAATTATTATTAGGAGCTTATTCTGCAATGAACCGTCAAATCGGTCGTGGAAAAATCAAAATGTACAACCGTCACGAAATGTTAGATGTTGTAATTGTTGATGGAAAAGCTCGTGGAATTATTGCTCGTAACTTAGTTACTGGAGAAATTGAACGCCACTCTGCTCATGCTGTTGTATTAGGAACAGGAGGTTACGGAAACGTATTCTTCTTATCAACTAATGCAATGGGAAGTAACGTAACAGCTGCTTGGAAAGCTCACAAAAAAGGAGCTTACTTCGCAAATCCATGTTACACACAAATTCACCCAACTTGTATTCCAGTATCAGGAGATCATCAATCGAAATTAACCTTAATGTCTGAGTCATTACGTAATGATGGTCGTATTTGGGTACCAAAGAAAATAGAAGATGTAAAAGCAATTCGTGAAGGAAGTTTAAAACCAACACAAATTGTTGAAGAAAATAGAGACTATTATCTAGAGCGTCGTTATCCTGCATTTGGTAACTTAGTTCCTCGTGATGTTGCATCACGTGCTGCTAAGGAACGTTGTGATGCTGGTTTTGGAGTTAACGCCACTGGTGAAGCTGTTTATTTAGATTTTGCTTCAGCAATTGAGCGTTACGGAAAAGAGCAAGCTACAATCAAGGGATTAAATGTAAACGATGCTGCTTTAGTTAAAAAATTAGGTCAGGAAGTTGTTAAGAATAAGTACGGAAACTTATTTCAAATGTATGAGAAGATCGTTGATGAAAATCCATACGAAACTCCAATGATGATTTACCCAGCTGTACACTATACAATGGGAGGTGTTTGGGTTGATTATAACTTAATGACTACTGTTCCTGGATTATATGCAATTGGAGAAGCAAACTTCTCTGATCACGGAGCAAACCGTTTAGGAGCATCTGCATTAATGCAAGGTTTAGCTGATGGTTACTTCGTATTACCTTACACAATTGGTGATTATTTAGCAGATGATATTCGTACTGGACCTATTTCAACTGAAACTCCAGAATTCGAAGAAGCTGAAAAGAGCGTTCGTGCTTCTATTGAGAAGTTTGTAAATAATAACGGAACAAAATCAGTTGATTATTTCCACAGACGTTTAGGAAAAATCATGTGGAACAAAGTTGGAATGTCTCGTAATGAGAAAGGATTGAAAGAAGCAATTGCAGAAATTTCTGCCTTAAGAGCTGAATTCTACAATGACGTTAGAGTTCCAGGTGGAGCTAACGAATTCAATGAAGAATTAGCTAAAGCAGGACGTGTTGCGGACTTCTTAGAATTAGGAGAATTATTCGCTAAGGATGCTTTAAATAGAACTGAATCTTGTGGGGGTCACTTCCGTGAGGAATCTGTGGAGTTAGATGGACCTCAAAAAGGTGAAGCTTTACGTAACGATAAGGAGTTTGCTTATGCTGCTGCTTGGGAATATAAAGGAGAGCCTAAAGATGCAGTTTTACACAAAGAGCAGTTAGAGTTTAACGATATTGAATTAAAACAACGTTCATACAAATAA
- a CDS encoding succinate dehydrogenase/fumarate reductase iron-sulfur subunit, giving the protein MNLTLKIWRQKNASDKGKMVDYKINDVSPDMSFLEMLDVLNTQLIESGDEPVAFDHDCREGICGMCSLYINGEAHGPDRAVTTCQLHMRKFKDGDTIYIEPFRAKAFPVIKDLVVDRSAFDRVQHAGGFVSVNTSGNTQDANAIPINKENADKAFDAATCIGCGACVATCKNSSAMLYVSAKVSQFALLPQGQVEAADRVLNMVKQMDEEGFGNCTNTGACEVECPKGISLENIARMNTEFLKASLKG; this is encoded by the coding sequence ATGAATTTAACGTTAAAAATTTGGCGTCAAAAGAACGCAAGCGATAAAGGAAAAATGGTTGATTATAAAATCAATGATGTATCGCCAGATATGTCTTTCCTTGAAATGTTAGATGTTTTAAATACACAATTAATCGAAAGTGGTGATGAACCTGTAGCTTTTGATCATGATTGTCGTGAAGGAATTTGTGGAATGTGTTCTTTATATATAAATGGTGAAGCACATGGACCTGATAGAGCTGTGACTACTTGTCAATTGCACATGCGTAAGTTTAAAGATGGTGATACAATTTATATTGAGCCATTTAGAGCTAAAGCATTCCCAGTTATTAAAGATTTAGTAGTTGATAGATCTGCTTTTGATAGAGTTCAACATGCCGGAGGATTTGTTTCTGTAAACACTTCTGGTAATACACAAGATGCAAATGCTATCCCAATTAATAAAGAGAATGCAGACAAAGCCTTTGATGCAGCTACTTGTATTGGATGTGGAGCATGTGTTGCAACTTGTAAGAATTCATCTGCAATGTTATACGTATCTGCTAAAGTTTCTCAATTTGCCTTATTACCACAAGGACAAGTTGAAGCGGCGGATCGTGTATTAAATATGGTGAAGCAAATGGACGAAGAAGGATTTGGTAACTGTACTAACACAGGTGCGTGTGAGGTAGAATGTCCTAAAGGAATTTCTTTAGAAAACATTGCTCGTATGAATACTGAATTCTTAAAAGCAAGTTTAAAAGGATAA
- a CDS encoding DUF1573 domain-containing protein, whose protein sequence is MRVRITLFILLFTGAVLSYGQEFKFEKETINYGKIAQGSEGIRVFEFTNIGDAPLMIKHIKSSCGCAVPQKPEKPIMPGEKGQISVSYDTKRPGGFSKAITIFSNAKRERLSLKIKGFVNRNMQKEKVK, encoded by the coding sequence ATGAGAGTACGTATTACCTTATTCATATTACTTTTTACAGGAGCAGTATTAAGTTATGGACAAGAATTCAAATTTGAAAAAGAAACTATTAATTATGGAAAGATAGCACAAGGTTCAGAAGGAATTCGAGTTTTTGAATTTACAAATATTGGAGATGCACCATTAATGATTAAGCATATCAAGTCTTCATGTGGATGTGCAGTTCCGCAAAAACCAGAAAAGCCAATTATGCCAGGAGAAAAAGGTCAGATTTCAGTATCGTATGACACAAAAAGACCAGGAGGCTTTTCAAAAGCAATTACGATTTTTTCGAATGCAAAAAGAGAACGTTTGAGTTTGAAAATAAAAGGTTTTGTAAATAGAAATATGCAAAAAGAGAAAGTAAAATAG
- a CDS encoding thioredoxin family protein, whose protein sequence is MNRTLWIPVFFILNLTLQSQINQVIIDEKGNKMLLGETNREAFKDSDFNWFDQNQQKYLTNHKIIKELKKDLNEYEIKVFFGSWCGDSKRNLPIFYKIIEEAGLPKENLKVYALDRKKEAYKQSPNKDEKGLNIHRVPTFIIYKDGKEVNRIVEYPKETFERDLLKIVRGERYYPNYRGVQVLDNLLKNAKDSLQFMEEQLIRYLPEVTKGTKELNTYGFVKLRNKEFDKAEFAFKLNTKMYPKNYVTYSSLGTLYYEQKKFKEALQQMYKALSLNPDEKRIKEMITRINKSL, encoded by the coding sequence ATGAATAGAACTTTATGGATTCCCGTATTCTTTATACTGAACCTAACACTTCAGTCACAGATAAATCAAGTTATTATCGATGAAAAAGGAAATAAAATGCTGTTAGGAGAAACGAATCGAGAAGCATTCAAGGATTCGGATTTCAATTGGTTTGATCAAAATCAACAGAAATATCTAACGAATCATAAGATCATCAAAGAATTAAAAAAGGATTTAAATGAGTATGAGATAAAAGTATTTTTTGGCTCGTGGTGTGGAGATAGTAAACGTAATTTACCGATTTTCTATAAAATAATAGAGGAGGCAGGCTTACCAAAAGAGAATTTGAAAGTGTATGCTTTGGATAGAAAAAAAGAAGCGTACAAGCAATCTCCAAATAAAGATGAAAAAGGATTAAATATTCACCGAGTACCAACTTTTATTATTTATAAAGATGGGAAAGAGGTCAATAGAATTGTGGAATACCCAAAGGAAACTTTTGAAAGAGACCTTTTGAAAATAGTAAGAGGTGAACGCTATTATCCGAATTATAGAGGAGTTCAAGTTCTAGATAATTTATTGAAAAATGCTAAAGACAGTCTTCAGTTTATGGAGGAACAATTAATCCGTTATCTACCAGAAGTAACCAAAGGAACTAAAGAGTTAAATACTTACGGATTTGTTAAGCTTAGAAATAAAGAATTCGATAAAGCAGAGTTTGCTTTCAAACTAAACACAAAAATGTATCCAAAGAATTATGTCACCTATAGTAGTCTAGGAACATTGTATTACGAACAGAAAAAATTTAAAGAGGCTTTACAGCAAATGTATAAAGCATTAAGCTTAAATCCTGATGAAAAAAGAATAAAAGAAATGATTACTAGGATCAATAAAAGTTTATAA